In Isoptericola jiangsuensis, the following proteins share a genomic window:
- a CDS encoding helix-turn-helix transcriptional regulator — translation MAERADDRLVRLLGIVAFLDGAGPVRVEELAERFGVSPERIRQDIDALWVSGTPGYMPDDLIDFDAYSLEAGLVSLTQGRGLTRPLRLGTREAVALVAALRAMSTTPAVVADPARAAVVASALEKLTAATGEAAAALDVRLGGDGDPEVLAAVTRALGAGRRVRLRYVDAGDVTSVRDVDPWQLVTQSDATYLVGWCHRAAGRRTFRLDRVLGAQVLDEGLSHAPQGAVVDVFAQVASEASRSPRVATLRLASAARWVAEEVPVESVQDLPDGSFEVRLRVTNPAWLARLLLTNAPHVVAVDPPDVARDVAAAASAALAAYGES, via the coding sequence ATGGCTGAGCGGGCGGACGACCGGCTGGTGCGGCTGCTGGGGATCGTGGCGTTCCTGGACGGTGCGGGGCCGGTGCGGGTGGAGGAGCTGGCGGAGCGGTTCGGGGTGTCCCCGGAGCGGATCCGGCAGGACATCGACGCGTTGTGGGTGTCGGGGACGCCGGGGTACATGCCGGACGACCTGATCGACTTCGACGCGTACTCGTTGGAGGCGGGTCTGGTGAGCCTGACGCAGGGTCGGGGGCTGACGCGGCCGCTGCGGTTGGGGACGCGGGAGGCGGTGGCGCTGGTGGCGGCGTTGCGGGCGATGAGCACGACGCCCGCGGTGGTGGCGGACCCGGCTCGTGCGGCGGTGGTCGCGTCGGCGTTGGAGAAGCTGACGGCGGCGACGGGGGAGGCCGCGGCGGCGCTGGACGTGCGGCTCGGCGGCGACGGCGACCCGGAGGTGCTGGCGGCGGTGACGCGGGCGCTGGGGGCCGGGCGGCGTGTGCGGCTGCGGTACGTGGACGCGGGTGACGTGACGTCGGTGCGGGACGTGGATCCGTGGCAGCTGGTGACGCAGTCGGACGCGACGTACCTGGTGGGGTGGTGCCACCGGGCGGCGGGGCGGCGCACGTTCCGCCTGGACCGGGTGCTGGGCGCGCAGGTGCTGGACGAGGGTCTGTCGCACGCGCCGCAGGGTGCGGTGGTGGACGTGTTCGCGCAGGTCGCCTCGGAGGCGAGCCGGTCGCCGCGGGTGGCGACGCTGCGGTTGGCGTCCGCGGCGCGCTGGGTCGCGGAGGAGGTGCCGGTGGAGTCGGTGCAGGACCTGCCGGACGGGTCGTTCGAGGTGCGGCTGCGGGTGACGAACCCGGCGTGGCTGGCGCGGCTGCTGCTGACGAACGCGCCGCACGTGGTCGCGGTGGACCCGCCGGACGTGGCGCGGGACGTGGCGGCCGCCGCGTCGGCGGCGCTGGCGGCGTACGGCGAGTCGTAG
- a CDS encoding diacylglycerol/lipid kinase family protein — translation MNDVPARRRVGVAVNPTAAGGRGLDTGRFVAARLRSAGLDVTDLTGRDAVDATARATTAVRDGAVDALVVVGGDGMVHVGVQAVAGTGVPLGVVAAGTGNDFAAAHRLPVRHAETAVEGLLAALATGHVRPVDAISVTGPAGGRWVAGAVSAGLDAAVNQRANTLPARVPARYALSALAEIAGFRAWAYDLTFTGVVAAGDLPLAPGPDDTARWRGRAALVTAANIHRIGGGIRVAPDARTDDGLLDVVVAPVLTRAAAATIFPSMFSGRHVRRRDVHVVRARAVTIAAAGPGPDVPGPRATGHHAAADLPLAHGDGEALGPLPVTARAVPAAVLLLATPGAPSGSVAAAP, via the coding sequence GTGAACGACGTCCCGGCCCGGCGCCGGGTCGGGGTCGCCGTCAACCCGACGGCCGCCGGCGGGCGCGGCCTCGACACCGGCCGGTTCGTCGCCGCCCGGCTGCGCTCCGCGGGCCTCGACGTCACCGACCTCACCGGCCGCGACGCCGTCGACGCCACCGCCCGCGCCACGACCGCCGTCCGCGACGGCGCCGTGGACGCCCTCGTCGTCGTCGGCGGCGACGGCATGGTGCACGTCGGCGTGCAGGCCGTCGCCGGCACCGGCGTGCCCCTGGGCGTCGTGGCCGCGGGCACCGGCAACGACTTCGCGGCCGCGCACCGGCTGCCCGTGCGCCACGCCGAGACCGCCGTCGAGGGACTCCTGGCCGCCCTGGCCACCGGCCACGTCCGCCCCGTCGACGCGATCTCCGTCACCGGCCCCGCCGGCGGCCGCTGGGTCGCCGGTGCCGTCTCGGCGGGCCTGGACGCCGCCGTCAACCAGCGCGCCAACACCCTGCCCGCCCGTGTGCCGGCCCGGTACGCGTTGTCCGCGCTCGCGGAGATCGCCGGGTTCCGCGCCTGGGCGTACGACCTCACCTTCACCGGGGTCGTCGCCGCCGGCGACCTGCCCCTGGCCCCCGGCCCGGACGACACCGCCCGCTGGCGCGGCCGCGCCGCGCTGGTCACCGCCGCGAACATCCACCGCATCGGCGGCGGCATCCGCGTCGCCCCCGACGCGCGCACCGACGACGGCCTCCTCGACGTCGTCGTGGCGCCCGTCCTGACCCGGGCGGCCGCCGCCACCATCTTCCCGTCGATGTTCTCCGGCCGGCACGTGCGCCGCCGCGACGTGCACGTCGTACGGGCCCGCGCCGTCACCATCGCCGCCGCCGGTCCCGGCCCGGACGTCCCGGGCCCGCGCGCCACAGGCCACCACGCCGCCGCGGACCTGCCGCTCGCCCACGGCGACGGGGAGGCGCTGGGTCCGCTGCCCGTCACCGCGCGGGCCGTGCCCGCCGCGGTGCTCCTGCTGGCCACCCCCGGTGCGCCGTCCGGGAGCGTCGCCGCCGCGCCGTAG
- a CDS encoding helix-turn-helix transcriptional regulator has protein sequence MVEDLGAPTRPDERLLNLVIALLNTSVSMTKQQVRASVHGYDQAASTEAFERMFERDKDSLRALGVPVVTVEGGGHSDEVGYRIDAEAYALGPVDLTAAELGVVALAAQLWSDKTLRTDMSRALTKLAAAGGGAAVDDAVAGLAPRVRAAGDAYGPLLEAISQRRRVTFRYRAASTGEVRVRRVEPWRIAARGGGWYVVGHDLDRGAVRVFRLSRVDGRVRLEGEAGAFVVPDGVDVDAALGAGLGVERVAVLGVLPERASALRARAVPVPGDVVVPGGWAGRDVVCVPFRSSGAMADEVAGYGDAVVVGGPPGLRDEVLRRLRAAAGLAGRAGVDGGGREGSDG, from the coding sequence ATGGTTGAGGACCTGGGGGCGCCGACGCGTCCGGACGAGCGGTTGTTGAACCTTGTCATCGCGTTGCTGAACACGTCGGTGTCGATGACGAAGCAGCAGGTGCGGGCGAGCGTGCACGGGTACGACCAGGCGGCCTCGACGGAGGCGTTCGAGCGGATGTTCGAGCGGGACAAGGACTCGTTGCGGGCGTTGGGCGTGCCGGTGGTCACGGTGGAGGGTGGCGGGCACAGCGACGAGGTGGGGTACCGGATCGACGCGGAGGCGTACGCGTTGGGTCCGGTGGACCTGACGGCGGCGGAGCTGGGTGTGGTGGCGCTGGCGGCGCAGCTGTGGTCGGACAAGACGTTGCGGACGGACATGTCGCGGGCGTTGACGAAGCTGGCGGCGGCGGGTGGTGGTGCGGCGGTGGACGACGCGGTGGCGGGTCTGGCGCCGCGGGTGCGGGCGGCGGGTGACGCGTACGGGCCGTTGCTGGAGGCGATCTCGCAGCGGCGGCGGGTGACGTTCCGGTACCGGGCGGCGTCCACGGGCGAGGTGCGGGTGCGGCGGGTGGAGCCGTGGCGGATCGCGGCGCGTGGCGGGGGCTGGTACGTGGTGGGTCATGACCTGGACCGGGGTGCGGTGCGGGTGTTCCGGTTGTCGCGGGTGGACGGTCGGGTGCGGTTGGAGGGTGAGGCGGGGGCGTTCGTGGTGCCGGACGGGGTGGACGTGGACGCGGCCCTGGGTGCGGGGCTGGGGGTGGAGCGGGTGGCGGTGCTGGGGGTGCTGCCGGAGCGGGCGTCGGCGTTGCGGGCGCGGGCGGTGCCGGTGCCGGGTGACGTGGTGGTGCCGGGGGGCTGGGCGGGGCGTGACGTGGTGTGCGTGCCGTTCCGGTCGTCGGGGGCGATGGCGGACGAGGTGGCGGGGTACGGGGACGCGGTGGTGGTGGGTGGTCCGCCCGGGTTGCGGGACGAGGTGCTGCGGCGGTTGCGCGCGGCGGCGGGTCTGGCGGGTCGCGCGGGTGTCGACGGTGGGGGTCGGGAGGGTTCTGATGGCTGA
- the tatA gene encoding Sec-independent protein translocase subunit TatA encodes MRILESPAVLVALIVLVIVLFGAKRLPDVAKSVGSSLKIFKKEVKDLRDDEGQAAPTQPAPTTTTAPTSPVAPIVPAPTSDSPTRPADAGSAQSGTESTTS; translated from the coding sequence GTGAGAATCCTCGAGAGCCCTGCCGTCCTGGTCGCGCTGATCGTGCTGGTCATCGTGCTGTTCGGTGCGAAGCGTCTGCCCGACGTCGCCAAGAGCGTCGGCTCCTCGCTGAAGATCTTCAAGAAGGAGGTCAAGGACCTGCGCGACGACGAGGGCCAGGCCGCGCCGACGCAGCCTGCCCCCACGACGACCACGGCCCCGACCTCCCCGGTCGCGCCGATCGTGCCGGCCCCGACCTCGGACTCCCCGACCCGGCCCGCCGACGCCGGCTCCGCGCAGAGCGGCACCGAGTCCACGACCAGCTGA
- a CDS encoding DEAD/DEAH box helicase gives MAEPTPAERYAAAKARTTRAKADAGELGRFRTLLDFELDDFQADACAALEAGRGVLVAAPTGAGKTVVGEFAVHLALTGGGKAFYTTPIKALSNQKYHDLVRRHGAENVGLLTGDTAINSDASVVVMTTEVLRNMLYSGSTALEGLAFVVMDEVHYLADRFRGPVWEEVIIHLPDHVQLVSLSATVSNAEEFGDWLATVRGDTVVVVSERRPVPLWQHVVTSSPEQRGAPRMFDLYAGHVDPTDPGPNPPIDPDLARVFRTHARSGGGRGPGRGKGDRGYRGKGGRTESGAVAQRRTPRRHAVVESLDEAALLPAIYFIFSRAGCEGAVEQCLRAGLRLTDAEEEAQIRRIVEERTITVPPEDLDVLGFWQWQHALSRGIAAHHAGLLPVFKETVEELFARGLVKVVFATETLALGINMPARSVVLEKLVKWDGSAHQPVTPGEYTQLTGRAGRRGIDVEGHAVVVDHEGLDPVALAGLASRRLYPLRSSFRPTYNMAVNLVGQVGAERAREVLETSFAQFQADRGVVGLAKQAQAHAEALEGYREAMSCDRGDFAQYAGLRRQISDREKELSRAAQGARRADAVASLSGLRRGDVVEVPSGRRRGYVVVLDPGTHEGGFDGPRPTVLTQERQVKKLTLADVPDGVRSVARVRIPKAFNPRKPDSRRDLASSMRAALGASAGAGEGRGGGRRHGADAATDRELARLRAALRAHPCHGCPDREDHARWAQRADTLAREHDKLVQRIHGRTGSIARVFDRTCDVLGELGYLERRDRVVHVTDAGRRLGRLYAEDDLLLAECLRLGVWDSLNPAELAAAVSAVVYASRREEGSVHVPGGPEGRLARAVDATADVWARLQDLESAHGLEVTGPLDAGLVAPVHRWASGRSLETVLRGTDVAAGDFVRWCKQVVDVLDQLASAAPRPAVRAAARAAQDAVLRGVVAHSVV, from the coding sequence ATGGCCGAACCCACTCCCGCCGAGCGCTACGCCGCCGCGAAGGCCCGCACCACCCGGGCCAAGGCCGACGCCGGGGAGCTCGGCCGGTTCCGCACCCTGCTCGACTTCGAGCTCGACGACTTCCAGGCCGACGCCTGCGCCGCCCTCGAGGCGGGTCGCGGGGTCCTGGTCGCCGCGCCCACGGGCGCCGGCAAGACCGTCGTCGGGGAGTTCGCCGTGCACCTGGCCCTCACCGGCGGCGGCAAGGCGTTCTACACCACGCCCATCAAGGCGCTCAGCAACCAGAAGTACCACGACCTCGTGCGCCGCCACGGCGCCGAGAACGTCGGCCTCCTCACCGGGGACACCGCCATCAACTCCGACGCGTCCGTGGTCGTCATGACCACCGAGGTGCTGCGCAACATGCTGTACTCCGGCTCCACCGCGCTGGAGGGCCTCGCGTTCGTCGTCATGGACGAGGTGCACTACCTCGCCGACCGGTTCCGCGGGCCCGTCTGGGAAGAGGTGATCATCCACCTGCCCGACCACGTGCAGCTCGTGTCCCTGTCCGCGACCGTGTCCAACGCCGAGGAGTTCGGCGACTGGCTCGCCACCGTGCGCGGCGACACCGTCGTCGTGGTCAGCGAGCGCCGCCCGGTGCCGCTGTGGCAGCACGTGGTGACGTCGTCGCCGGAGCAGCGGGGCGCGCCGCGCATGTTCGACCTGTACGCCGGGCACGTGGACCCGACCGACCCGGGGCCGAACCCGCCGATCGACCCGGACCTGGCGCGGGTGTTCCGCACGCACGCCCGCTCGGGCGGCGGTCGCGGTCCGGGACGCGGCAAGGGCGACCGCGGGTACCGGGGCAAGGGCGGGCGCACGGAGTCCGGTGCGGTGGCGCAGCGGCGCACGCCGCGCCGGCACGCGGTGGTGGAGTCGCTGGACGAGGCGGCGCTGCTGCCGGCGATCTACTTCATCTTCTCCCGCGCGGGCTGCGAGGGTGCGGTGGAGCAGTGCCTGCGGGCGGGGCTGCGGCTGACGGACGCGGAGGAGGAGGCGCAGATCCGGCGGATCGTCGAGGAGCGCACGATCACGGTGCCGCCGGAGGACCTCGACGTCCTCGGGTTCTGGCAGTGGCAGCACGCGCTGTCCCGGGGGATCGCGGCGCACCACGCGGGGCTGCTGCCGGTGTTCAAGGAGACGGTGGAGGAGCTGTTCGCGCGCGGTCTGGTGAAGGTCGTGTTCGCCACGGAGACCCTGGCGCTGGGCATCAACATGCCGGCGCGGTCGGTGGTGCTGGAGAAGCTGGTCAAGTGGGACGGCAGCGCGCACCAGCCGGTCACGCCGGGGGAGTACACGCAGCTGACGGGCCGGGCGGGGCGTCGCGGGATCGACGTCGAGGGGCACGCCGTCGTGGTGGACCACGAGGGCCTGGACCCGGTGGCGCTGGCCGGTCTGGCGTCGCGGCGCCTGTACCCGCTGCGGTCGAGCTTCCGCCCGACGTACAACATGGCGGTCAACCTGGTGGGTCAGGTGGGCGCCGAGCGGGCGCGGGAGGTCCTGGAGACGTCGTTCGCGCAGTTCCAGGCGGACCGTGGCGTGGTGGGGCTGGCCAAGCAGGCGCAGGCGCACGCGGAGGCCCTGGAGGGGTACCGCGAGGCGATGTCGTGCGACCGGGGCGACTTCGCGCAGTACGCGGGGTTGCGCCGGCAGATCTCCGACCGGGAGAAGGAGCTGTCGCGCGCGGCGCAGGGTGCGCGGCGCGCGGACGCGGTGGCGTCGTTGTCGGGGCTGCGGCGCGGTGACGTGGTGGAGGTGCCGTCGGGTCGGCGGCGCGGCTACGTCGTGGTGCTGGACCCCGGGACGCACGAGGGCGGGTTCGACGGGCCGCGTCCGACGGTGCTGACCCAGGAGCGGCAGGTCAAGAAGCTGACCCTGGCGGACGTGCCGGACGGGGTGCGGTCGGTGGCGCGGGTGCGGATCCCGAAGGCGTTCAACCCGCGCAAGCCGGACTCGCGGCGGGATCTGGCGTCGTCGATGCGGGCGGCGCTGGGGGCGAGCGCGGGCGCCGGGGAGGGGCGCGGCGGCGGACGCCGGCACGGCGCGGACGCGGCGACGGACCGGGAGCTGGCGCGGCTGCGGGCGGCGCTGCGGGCGCACCCGTGCCACGGCTGCCCGGACCGGGAGGACCACGCGCGGTGGGCGCAGCGCGCCGACACCCTCGCGCGCGAGCACGACAAGCTGGTGCAGCGCATCCACGGGCGCACCGGGTCGATCGCGCGGGTGTTCGACCGCACGTGCGACGTGCTGGGCGAGCTGGGCTACCTGGAGCGGCGCGACCGCGTCGTGCACGTGACCGACGCCGGGCGGCGGCTGGGGCGGCTGTACGCGGAGGACGACCTGCTGCTGGCCGAGTGCCTGCGCCTGGGCGTGTGGGACTCCCTCAACCCGGCCGAGCTCGCCGCGGCGGTGTCGGCGGTGGTGTACGCCTCGCGCCGCGAGGAGGGGTCGGTGCACGTGCCGGGCGGGCCGGAGGGTCGCCTCGCCCGGGCGGTGGACGCCACGGCGGACGTGTGGGCGCGGCTGCAGGACCTGGAGTCCGCGCACGGCCTGGAGGTGACCGGCCCCCTGGACGCGGGCCTGGTGGCGCCGGTGCACCGGTGGGCGTCGGGACGCAGCCTGGAGACGGTGCTGCGCGGCACGGACGTCGCCGCGGGCGACTTCGTGCGGTGGTGCAAGCAGGTCGTGGACGTCCTCGACCAGCTCGCCTCGGCGGCACCCCGCCCGGCCGTGCGGGCGGCGGCGCGCGCCGCGCAGGACGCCGTGCTGCGCGGCGTCGTGGCGCACTCGGTGGTGTGA
- the tatC gene encoding twin-arginine translocase subunit TatC translates to MPRTPRDPEGRMPLREHLVEVRKRVVRIALGLLLGAILGWIVYDPLLDALVEPLARASAERGALIGLNFDGVATAIDIHFKVALFLGVIVSSPWWLYQVFAFVNPGLTRAERKYVYGFLAAAVPMFLAGVVMAWLVLPSVVLVLNSFVPEGNANLIGAQLYLSFVMRLVLACGIAFLVPVFMVVLNLMGVVTGRTWLAGWRWAILVSFVFAAMVTPTLDVMTMFGLAAPICVLYFAATGLCLLHDRRAARRRVAPVE, encoded by the coding sequence ATGCCCCGCACCCCCCGGGACCCCGAGGGGCGCATGCCGCTGCGCGAGCACCTCGTCGAGGTCCGCAAGAGGGTCGTGCGCATCGCGTTGGGTCTCCTGCTGGGCGCGATCCTCGGCTGGATCGTCTACGACCCGCTGCTGGACGCGCTCGTGGAGCCCCTGGCGCGGGCGTCGGCGGAGCGCGGCGCGCTCATCGGCCTGAACTTCGACGGCGTCGCCACGGCGATCGACATCCACTTCAAGGTCGCGCTGTTCCTCGGCGTCATCGTGTCGAGCCCGTGGTGGCTCTACCAGGTGTTCGCGTTCGTCAACCCGGGCCTGACCCGCGCCGAGCGCAAGTACGTGTACGGGTTCCTCGCCGCGGCGGTGCCGATGTTCCTCGCGGGCGTCGTCATGGCGTGGCTGGTCCTGCCGTCGGTGGTGCTGGTCCTCAACTCGTTCGTGCCCGAGGGCAACGCGAACCTCATCGGCGCGCAGCTCTACCTCTCCTTCGTCATGCGCCTCGTCCTGGCGTGCGGCATCGCGTTCCTCGTGCCCGTGTTCATGGTGGTGCTCAACCTCATGGGCGTCGTGACGGGACGCACGTGGCTCGCGGGCTGGCGGTGGGCGATCCTCGTGTCGTTCGTCTTCGCCGCGATGGTCACCCCCACCCTGGACGTCATGACGATGTTCGGGCTGGCCGCCCCGATCTGCGTGCTCTACTTCGCCGCGACGGGGCTCTGCCTCCTGCACGACCGGCGTGCCGCCCGGCGCCGTGTCGCGCCCGTCGAGTGA
- a CDS encoding DUF3866 family protein yields MTTGPTNHPRTADHLTWRTGTVRARGRTWTGARELTVTLDQALADRAAGDDVRALAYTDLVGDPDVGDHLALNVSALARGLGTGGYALVVAPADADALPADPPPGPGHLVKARYTPLQALVLGVDEQESDHHAALRDADDLDGLPVVVADLHSALPAVVAGARHAAARAGRPAPRIAYVMTDGGALPAAFSRTVAALRDARWIDTTITVGQAYGGDHEAVTVHTGLLAARHVTGADLAVVAQGPGNLGTGTRWGFSGVAAGDAVNAIATLGGHAVASLRVSGADPRDRHLGISHHSLTAYGRVALAGADVVVPRPHPALEQHPAWGPALTARIGTQARTLPDRHHLVDAPAGTDLLDALRDTPVTLSTMGRRLDDDPAAFVTAALAGSHAQDLR; encoded by the coding sequence GTGACGACAGGGCCGACGAACCACCCCCGCACCGCCGACCACCTCACCTGGCGCACCGGCACCGTCCGCGCCCGCGGACGCACCTGGACCGGCGCCCGCGAGCTCACCGTCACCCTCGACCAGGCGCTCGCGGACCGCGCCGCCGGCGACGACGTCCGCGCCCTGGCCTACACCGACCTCGTCGGGGACCCCGACGTCGGCGACCACCTCGCCCTCAACGTCTCCGCCCTCGCCCGCGGCCTCGGCACCGGCGGGTACGCCCTCGTCGTCGCCCCCGCCGACGCCGACGCCCTGCCCGCCGACCCGCCCCCCGGCCCCGGCCACCTCGTCAAGGCCCGCTACACCCCCCTGCAGGCCCTCGTCCTCGGCGTCGACGAGCAGGAGTCCGACCACCACGCCGCCCTGCGCGACGCCGACGACCTCGACGGGCTGCCCGTCGTCGTCGCCGACCTCCACTCCGCCCTGCCCGCCGTCGTCGCCGGCGCCCGCCACGCCGCCGCCCGCGCCGGCCGCCCCGCCCCGCGCATCGCCTACGTCATGACCGACGGCGGCGCCCTGCCCGCCGCGTTCTCCCGCACCGTCGCCGCGCTGCGCGACGCCCGCTGGATCGACACCACCATCACCGTCGGGCAGGCCTACGGCGGCGACCACGAGGCCGTCACCGTGCACACCGGCCTCCTCGCCGCCCGCCACGTCACCGGCGCCGACCTCGCCGTCGTCGCCCAAGGACCCGGCAACCTCGGCACCGGCACCCGCTGGGGCTTCTCCGGCGTCGCCGCGGGCGACGCCGTCAACGCGATCGCCACCCTCGGCGGACACGCGGTCGCCTCCCTGCGGGTGTCAGGAGCCGACCCCCGCGACCGCCACCTCGGCATCTCCCACCACTCCCTCACCGCCTACGGCCGCGTCGCCCTCGCCGGAGCCGACGTCGTCGTCCCCCGCCCCCACCCCGCCCTCGAGCAGCACCCCGCCTGGGGACCCGCCCTCACCGCCCGCATCGGCACCCAGGCCCGCACCCTTCCCGACCGCCACCACCTCGTCGACGCCCCCGCCGGCACCGACCTCCTCGACGCGCTCCGCGACACCCCCGTCACCCTCTCCACCATGGGCCGCCGCCTCGACGACGACCCCGCCGCCTTCGTCACCGCCGCCCTCGCCGGCAGCCACGCCCAGGACCTGCGGTGA
- a CDS encoding DUF4129 domain-containing protein, translating to MTSPRDRLTHPAALLGLTTLALVGAATATPWDLRLPTLALDLRPDLDTPTTSPAPTPSAAPTEPTPPDDTLVTLLLVLAGLVLALLLWWAGRRLLTALRDTPPSPHEPDQLDPGHDLATTQPALTVPELTDAVTRALAHLDDATTPTDGVIAAWVALEEAAAHAGTTRDPAQTTTEFTTAVLATTPAPAPQLTTLRTLYQHARFTHHPVTDDDVTTARTALTTIARTLDEHP from the coding sequence GTGACCAGCCCGCGCGACCGCCTCACCCACCCGGCCGCGCTCCTGGGCCTGACCACCCTCGCCCTCGTCGGCGCCGCCACCGCCACCCCCTGGGACCTCCGCCTCCCCACCCTCGCCCTCGACCTGCGCCCCGACCTCGACACCCCCACCACCAGCCCCGCCCCCACCCCGTCGGCCGCACCCACCGAACCCACCCCGCCCGACGACACCCTCGTCACCCTCCTGCTCGTCCTCGCCGGGCTCGTCCTCGCCCTCCTGCTGTGGTGGGCCGGCCGCCGCCTCCTCACCGCCCTGCGCGACACCCCACCGAGCCCCCACGAGCCCGACCAGCTCGACCCCGGCCACGACCTCGCCACCACCCAGCCCGCCCTCACCGTCCCCGAGCTCACCGACGCCGTCACCCGCGCCCTCGCCCACCTCGACGACGCCACCACCCCCACCGACGGCGTCATCGCCGCCTGGGTCGCCCTCGAGGAAGCCGCCGCCCACGCCGGCACCACCCGCGACCCCGCCCAGACCACCACCGAGTTCACCACCGCCGTCCTCGCCACCACCCCCGCACCCGCCCCCCAGCTCACCACCCTGCGCACCCTCTATCAGCACGCCCGCTTCACCCACCACCCCGTCACCGACGACGACGTCACCACCGCACGCACCGCCCTGACCACCATCGCCCGCACCCTCGACGAGCACCCATGA
- a CDS encoding amidohydrolase, with protein MTSTLYHNGVVHSSADPFAEAILVDDGVVTWLGAQDTATGLAARADEVVDLGGALVTPGFVDAHVHVLATGLALESVDAAAAADPAAVLGLLADAARALEAADPAGTRVLLVAGVDPALRPALADLDAATGGRPTLAATTDGGAVVSTSLAARCGLDRDPAWTGGPDGDGVVDRATHERLRAYLPALDPGLRERATTAALRHAAARGVVSVHEMSTPALDTRAGLADLVRLTTADPTLPHVVAYRAELCTTPEQAAALRAELPFLTGIAGDLAVDGTLADRTAALRSPYADLPHGPGSTDASGALALTAEQIAAHLLASQSAGLQGGFHVLGDRAMDELTRALDLASEASGTGPLRAGHHRVEGALFVDAAALATLLLHGIALSIQPAYDSTWGGPDGMYAARLGGPRAANLSPFADLAGAGVPLAFGSDSPTTPLDPWQAVRAAVGHADPTQRISARSAFRAHSRGGWRLAGLDHTGAGELRVGAPAHLAVWRAEHLTVQAAPGRLSQWNPEAAAGQPLLPDLADDAPAPRCLRTVRDGVVTFDELD; from the coding sequence GTGACCTCCACGCTTTACCACAACGGTGTCGTCCACTCGTCCGCGGACCCGTTCGCCGAGGCGATCCTCGTCGACGACGGCGTGGTCACCTGGCTGGGTGCGCAGGACACCGCCACGGGGCTCGCCGCGCGGGCCGACGAGGTGGTCGACCTCGGCGGCGCCCTCGTCACCCCCGGGTTCGTCGACGCGCACGTGCACGTCCTGGCCACGGGCCTCGCCCTGGAGTCGGTGGACGCCGCGGCCGCCGCCGACCCGGCCGCCGTCCTCGGGCTCCTCGCCGACGCGGCGCGGGCGCTGGAGGCCGCCGACCCGGCCGGGACGCGCGTCCTGCTCGTGGCCGGGGTCGACCCGGCGCTGCGGCCCGCCCTGGCCGACCTCGACGCCGCCACGGGCGGGCGCCCCACCCTGGCGGCCACGACCGACGGCGGCGCCGTCGTGTCGACGTCGCTGGCGGCCCGCTGCGGCCTCGACCGCGACCCCGCGTGGACGGGCGGACCCGACGGGGACGGCGTGGTGGACCGCGCGACGCACGAGCGGCTGCGCGCGTACCTGCCCGCCCTCGACCCGGGCCTGCGCGAGCGCGCCACCACCGCGGCGCTGCGGCACGCCGCCGCGCGCGGCGTGGTGTCCGTGCACGAGATGTCCACCCCCGCGCTGGACACCCGGGCCGGGCTCGCCGACCTGGTGCGCCTCACCACCGCGGACCCGACCCTGCCGCACGTCGTGGCCTACCGCGCCGAGCTGTGCACCACGCCCGAGCAGGCCGCCGCGCTGCGCGCCGAGCTGCCGTTCCTCACCGGGATCGCCGGGGACCTCGCCGTCGACGGCACCCTGGCCGACCGCACCGCCGCGCTGCGCAGCCCGTACGCCGACCTGCCGCACGGGCCCGGCTCCACCGACGCGTCCGGCGCCCTGGCGCTCACCGCCGAGCAGATCGCCGCGCACCTGCTCGCCAGCCAGTCCGCCGGCCTGCAGGGCGGCTTCCACGTCCTGGGCGACCGCGCCATGGACGAGCTGACGCGCGCCCTGGACCTGGCCTCCGAGGCGTCGGGCACCGGACCGTTGCGGGCCGGGCACCACCGCGTCGAAGGTGCCCTGTTCGTGGACGCGGCCGCGCTGGCCACCCTGCTGCTGCACGGGATCGCGCTGTCCATCCAGCCCGCCTACGACTCCACCTGGGGCGGCCCGGACGGCATGTACGCCGCCCGGCTCGGCGGCCCGCGCGCCGCCAACCTGTCCCCGTTCGCCGACCTGGCGGGCGCCGGCGTGCCGCTGGCGTTCGGGTCGGACTCCCCGACCACCCCGCTCGACCCGTGGCAGGCGGTGCGGGCCGCCGTCGGGCACGCCGACCCCACCCAGCGCATCAGCGCCCGGTCCGCGTTCCGCGCGCACTCGCGCGGCGGCTGGCGCCTGGCCGGGCTCGACCACACCGGCGCGGGCGAGCTGCGGGTCGGCGCGCCCGCCCACCTGGCGGTCTGGCGGGCCGAGCACCTCACCGTGCAGGCCGCCCCCGGACGGCTGTCGCAGTGGAACCCCGAGGCCGCGGCCGGGCAGCCCCTCCTGCCGGACCTCGCCGACGACGCCCCCGCCCCGCGGTGCCTGCGCACCGTGCGCGACGGCGTCGTGACGTTCGACGAGCTCGACTGA